A stretch of Aedes aegypti strain LVP_AGWG chromosome 2, AaegL5.0 Primary Assembly, whole genome shotgun sequence DNA encodes these proteins:
- the LOC5578768 gene encoding uncharacterized protein LOC5578768 encodes MYLLPSTEERMMMDDGGDERYGGYYPAYRCTAVVTSHRKHPAIPVSIGIASIVLEGRPAILDEGSARSGDSSTAGSGPGGGGGGGGGGGGSSDEDGGFRRSVDNGSRHYNFVETAECAGELLVNERPQSFMSDTAQRINLKLQQIRACPGSSKDVVENMIAVEVAGSSGMGRRNNDRDEYAGYGVETFVRESHPTETTSLLTSAKAWGRDHIYSGFEKMKILGAVSPIKVPPSAATPFISFSSNVNRKKSDAGIGSSSPAAGCSKQRTREGPHCEQFLKKIGVIKVDPNDEAEHSCSYRNEFCLRWQAYFKQLSSILTCGEAICIEVYLGPENHAILLNNGF; translated from the exons ATGTACCTATTGCCTTCTACTGAGGAGAGAATGATGATGGATGATGGTGGCGATGAACGGTATGGTGGATATTATCCAGCTTACAG ATGCACAGCGGTAGTTACATCTCATCGAAAACACCCGGCCATCCCGGTGTCGATCGGCATTGCGTCGATCGTACTCGAAGGCCGCCCAGCAATCCTTGACGAGGGTTCGGCGCGTTCGGGCGATAGCTCAACCGCCGGAAGTGGTCCAGGCGGCGGAGGTGGTGGAGGAGGAGGTGGAGGAGGATCTTCTGACGAAGATGGCGGGTTTCGTAGATCTGTGGACAACGGAAGCAGACACTACAATTTTGTGGAAACAGCAGAGTGTGCGGGTGAATTGCTAGTTAACGAACGGCCGCAGTCGTTCATGTCCGATACGGCCCAGCGGATCAATCTGAAACTACAGCAAATTCGCGCCTGCCCCGGTTCGAGCAAGGATGTCGTTGAAAACATGATCGCTGTAGAAGTGGCCGGTTCGTCCGGTATGGGGCGTCGTAACAACGATCGAGACGAATACGCCGGATATGGAGTGGAAACGTTCGTGCGGGAATCGCATCCCACTGAAACGACATCCTTGCTGACGAGCGCCAAGGCATGGGGTCGTGATCATATCTACAGTGGGTTCGAAAAAATGAAGATATTAGGTGCCGTATCGCCGATCAAGGTTCCCCCGTCTGCAGCTACGCCATTTATCAGCTTTTCGTCGAATGTGAACAGAAAGAAATCCGATGCCGGTATTGGAAGTTCATCTCCAGCAGCCGGTTGCAGCAAGCAGCGTACCCGGGAGGGACCCCACTGTGAACAGTTTCTCAAGAAAATTGGAGTGATCAAGGTGGACCCCAATGACGAAGCGGAGCACAGCTGCAGCTACCGCAACGAATTT TGTCTTCGTTGGCAGGCGTATTTTAAACAGCTCTCGTCAATTCTTACTTGTGGTGAAGCAATCTGTATAGAAGTGTATCTTGGACCGGAAAATCATGCCATTCTACTGAACAATGGATTTTGA